One Nitrospirota bacterium genomic window carries:
- a CDS encoding crotonase/enoyl-CoA hydratase family protein encodes MGAKKIHYELRDSVAVLRLDDGKANTIESTFLAELNACLDLALKDAKAVLLAGREGIFSAGLDLKILPTLPMDQLKPFLRMFGETMLRVWQHPKPVVAAITGHAIAGGAVLALGCDRRIGAQGPFKVGLNEVAIGIVLPPYVVAMAKSVLPEPAWSGAMLFGDLYDPLTAVGKGYLDRALPASQVFDQAFEDARRLAGLPELAFAMTKKAMRGPAAETAWALEESHIDAFLRTGPFAGRQ; translated from the coding sequence ATGGGAGCGAAAAAGATCCACTACGAACTTCGAGATTCGGTCGCCGTGCTGCGGTTGGACGACGGGAAGGCCAATACGATCGAGTCCACTTTCCTTGCGGAACTCAACGCGTGCTTGGATCTGGCTTTGAAGGATGCCAAGGCCGTCCTCCTTGCCGGCCGTGAGGGGATTTTCAGCGCCGGGCTGGATCTAAAAATCCTGCCGACGCTCCCCATGGATCAACTCAAGCCGTTTCTGCGGATGTTTGGGGAGACGATGCTCCGTGTCTGGCAGCATCCGAAGCCGGTTGTCGCCGCCATAACGGGCCATGCCATCGCGGGGGGCGCCGTGCTCGCCCTCGGATGTGATCGGAGGATCGGGGCACAGGGGCCGTTCAAGGTGGGCCTGAACGAAGTGGCTATCGGGATCGTACTTCCCCCGTATGTCGTGGCCATGGCGAAATCAGTTCTGCCCGAACCGGCATGGTCGGGCGCCATGCTGTTTGGCGATCTGTACGATCCGCTCACCGCGGTGGGGAAAGGCTACCTCGACCGGGCTCTGCCGGCGAGCCAGGTGTTCGATCAGGCCTTCGAAGATGCGAGGAGACTGGCAGGGTTACCCGAGCTTGCCTTCGCGATGACGAAAAAAGCGATGCGTGGGCCGGCCGCCGAGACAGCGTGGGCCTTGGAGGAGTCCCACATCGACGCCTTCCTCCGCACCGGCCCCTTCGCGGGGAGACAGTGA